CACGTTCGCCCGCGACGACGTGTCCGCGGTCTTCCTCGACGGCAAGAAGCTGGTGGTCCTCGACCAGCGCTCCCGCCAGGTGCTGCGCGACACCCACGAGGCGTCGCGGTCGACCCTCGCCGAGGGCTTCCGCCGGCACGGCTACCCGTGGCACGACAGCGACCCGTACGCCGACCTGTTCAAGCCGTGGAGCGCCGGCTCCGCGGAGCTGCCCGAGACGGCCGACGACGTGCTCGCGGCCCGGCAGTCGGCGCTGCGGACCAAGGCCCAGCCGGAGGTCCGCAGCCTGGCCGCGACGTTGGAGAAGATGGGGTACGTGGTGCGTGACGAGGGCACGCGGCAGTTCTGGCGTCCGCTCGTCAAGTCGTGATCCGTCCCCGCCTGAGCGGACCGGTGCGCAGCCGCCTCGTCGACCTCGGTCTCGTGGCGGCTGCCGCGCTCGCCGCCCTGGTCATCGCCGGTGAGGCCGAGGAGAGCGGGCGGTTGGCCGGGGACGCGCTGGTCGCGGCGCTGGGTCTGGCCGTGCTCGGCGCGGTGGCGCTGTGGTGGCGCCGCCGCTTCCCGGTGGCCGTCGCCGTGCTGCTCACGCTGGTGCTGGCCGGCACCGACCTGGCCGTCGTCGCGGTCCTGGTCGCGGTCTGGACGGTGAGCGCGCACCGTAGCTGGTCCGTCGCCGCGACAACCGTCGGCGTCGGTCTGCTGGTCTACGTCCCCTACTCGGTGATGCGGCCCGCCCCGGACCTGAGCGCCTTCGGCGCCAACGTGCTCTACCTGGCGTTGATCCTGGTCGCGCTGGTGGCGGGCAGCACCGCCCGGATCCGGCGGGAGGCGATCGGGGTGCTGCGCGAGCGGGCCGAGCGCGCCGAGGCCGAGGCGAACGAGCGGGCCGAGCGCCTGCGCGTGCAGGAGCGGCACCGCATCGCCGGCGAGATGCACGACGTGCTGGCCCACCGGATCTCGCTGGTCAGCCTGCAGGCCAGCGCCCTGGAGGTCCGGACCGACCTGCCGGCCGAGGTGACCGGGGCGGCGGCGGCGATCTGGCAGCAGTCGCACGACGCGCTGGAGGACCTGCGGGGGATCCTGGACGTGCTGCGGGCCGGCGGTGACGGGGTCGGCCTGCGCCCGCAGCCCGGCCTGGCCGACCTGGACCGGCTCTTCGCCGAGGGCCGCAGCGTCGGCGCCGTCGTGCACGTCGACCGGCGGGTCACCGGGGAGCCGTCCGACGTGGTCGGACGGACGGTCTACCGGCTCGTGCAGGAGGGCCTGACCAACGCGCGCAAGCACGCCCCGGGTGCGCCGGTGGACGTGCTGGTGGACCGCTCCGGGACCGGCGAGCTGTGGGTGCGGCTGCGCAACCCGTTGGTCAGCGGGCCCGGGACCGGGGTTCCGGGCAGCCACTCCGGCCTGCTCGGCCTCGCCGAGCGGGTCGAGCTGGCCGGCGGTCGCCTCTCGTACGGCGTGCAGCGTGTCCCGGAGGGCGGCGTGGTCTTCCAACTGGAAGCCTGGCTACCGTGGCCGACGTGATCAGAGTTCTGGTGGTCGACGACAACGCGTTGGTGCGGGCGGGGCTCTGCGCGGTGCTGGGCGCCGCGGCCGACATCGAGGTGGTCGGCGAAGCAGCGGACGGCGCCGACGCGGTGACCGCGGTGCGGGCCCTGCGTCCGGACGTGGTGCTGATGGACATCCGGATGCCCGGTCTGGACGGGCTCTCCGCCACGGCCGAGGTGCGGGCGCTGGCGCAGCCACCCGCGGTGATCGTGTTGACCACCTTCGACACCGACGACCACATCCTGCGCGCGCTGCGGGCCGGCGCGAACGGCTTCCTGCTCAAGGACATGCCGCCCGGACAGATCCAGGATTCGGTCCGGGCGGTGGCGGCGGGGGAGTCGATGCTCTCGCCGGCGGTGGTG
The genomic region above belongs to Micromonospora sp. WMMD1128 and contains:
- a CDS encoding histidine kinase — translated: MIRPRLSGPVRSRLVDLGLVAAAALAALVIAGEAEESGRLAGDALVAALGLAVLGAVALWWRRRFPVAVAVLLTLVLAGTDLAVVAVLVAVWTVSAHRSWSVAATTVGVGLLVYVPYSVMRPAPDLSAFGANVLYLALILVALVAGSTARIRREAIGVLRERAERAEAEANERAERLRVQERHRIAGEMHDVLAHRISLVSLQASALEVRTDLPAEVTGAAAAIWQQSHDALEDLRGILDVLRAGGDGVGLRPQPGLADLDRLFAEGRSVGAVVHVDRRVTGEPSDVVGRTVYRLVQEGLTNARKHAPGAPVDVLVDRSGTGELWVRLRNPLVSGPGTGVPGSHSGLLGLAERVELAGGRLSYGVQRVPEGGVVFQLEAWLPWPT
- a CDS encoding response regulator transcription factor, which produces MADVIRVLVVDDNALVRAGLCAVLGAAADIEVVGEAADGADAVTAVRALRPDVVLMDIRMPGLDGLSATAEVRALAQPPAVIVLTTFDTDDHILRALRAGANGFLLKDMPPGQIQDSVRAVAAGESMLSPAVVGRLIDYVVRVEDQDEQQVRVNAARRAIEGLTDREREVARAVAAGKSNAEISGELFMSVATVKTYVSRLMTKLGCANRVQVAILVHEARG